The segment tgagagtataatatgaaaaaaataaatctaaatgTACCAAACATATAATGCTTGAACCCCAAAAACAACATCTTAACTCGAGAACAAAATTCTCTCTATAATTATTACAAAACTCTTATCAAAActcaaatataattttattttatcaccCTAAAAAACTCTTACTAATTGAGATCTTTAAATCAGGGTTACCATAGAAATTCTTACATTGATTGATGgacaatatttaataattattcttAATTGCTCTCTTATTTATTTTAAGCAATTATTGAATATTGTCCTGCTATGGATGAATGAGAGTAGTTGATAGGTGCTTTACATTTTCAAAAAGGGATGTTGGATGGTAATGGAAGGGGTGTGGTATTGCTACAGGACATGTTAGTATACCATATGCTTCTGTTCCTCACTGTAAAAAGATTTTTATATTTATGCTCCCAAAATGCATGAATATTGTTAGTAATATGTCAATCTCCATTTTAACCTTAAATGGGTATTTAAATAAATATGTCaaaaaatatctaaaaatttaaaaataattaaattattatattaaatcaCACTTAATTAAACATTTGTCTTAAACTAGAATAATCAATTAAGCTCCTCTAATTTCTGTCATTGATCACATTGATCGTTAAAATAAATTGATAGAGGAATCAAATGGTGACATGTGACACTTttgatttaatataatttttcccttaaaaattataaaaaaatattgaaataataatatataaaataagaaaaattataaaaataaaataaaattataaaaaatattcaaaatgttaaatattaaaatatatgaaaattgataTCAACCTAAagaaatgattaaaatatttataattttattaaaacgtACTAGAAatctataaaaatcataaaaatattaaaattgatataaacttataaaaagtataaaaacttGAACTAAACCAAATCAATCGGTTGGACTGACTAGATTGAAATCGATGAGAGTATTGATTTGGAGAAATGCATTAGGTTGGTTTAGTTGAAACAGTTGaacaaattttttaatattttttatttttaatgttttatttaattgaattagaCAGATCGATCGAATTGACAAATTGGTGGCCTTATAGGTTCAAACTACCAATTCGATTCTAAAAATATTGGTTAGAACACTTCATTTTGAAATATGTTAATAGTcggataataaaattataattggataaaaatattaaaaaaataaaaattaggttcAACCACCCAATTTCTAATTTAACTAGTTTAATGGCTTTCATCGGATTGGTGCCCTTGTTAATTTTGAGCTAACCGGTTTAGTTCAAGTTTTTATGCTAAtactttttttcaattttatatattttcataatatttataatatttataagtttaataactttatatcaattttagtatttaatatttttttataattttattatttttaatcattttatgaaaaataatagATTACACCAAAAGTTGACACATATCGTCATCTAACTGATCTATCAATTTATTGTAAAGGTCAACATAATGACAGAAACTATTAATAGagaaacttaattaattatttaattaacgacaaaaacttaataaaaataaatttaatacaaaaacttaattaatttttttataaatttaatacaaaaacttaattaatttttttacgtTTTCTTAAGATTTCTTTTCAACTACGTAACTTTAacaaaatgaattaatatattaACATGCAccaatcatattttcatatataattATACAGAATCAAGGTAAGGACGTAAGTTAATTGTCACTGTTCCAACAATTAATATAttctaagagaaaagaaattcttcaTTTAtacatcatacatatatatatatatatatatatagatgagATTTTCCCATTGGAATTAAATTTCAGACTATTTTCCCAACAGTAAAATGTGATTATGTACAATTTCAGTCTTCACAAGCAAATAAATGAACAAAGCATAATAAAACAAGGAAAAAGACAAAAAGTGGCTGTCAATTGTTCTCCGCTAAGAAGACTAACAAAAAATAAGAAAGACATTGCAAGAATcgcaaatggtttttttttttttttcttttagttggTTGGAAAAAAAATACACTTaagttattaatttaatttaaaattttaaaaaattatcattgaattaataaaatttttttatttaactcaTTAGGTTAtcaggtttttttctttttaaagttcGGTTAGTGAGCTTCAAGTAACTATTCGACAATTAATGCGGTGGATCAATATTCATCAATGACTAGAAGAATATACTTTAAATCTAAGTCAATTTGATGGTTATTGTATCgaagaaaaaatttgtttggACTTCAGTTCATAGATTAGTGACGAataaaattgttttataaataaaaacTGAACtatgaaaaagaagagaaaaaagaacCTTCGATTAGTGtagataacaataataattttaacagcctaaaataaaaacatttatatagtttaatgatcattttaaatttttttaaaatttaagtaccAAAAATAAATTGAGTACCAAAATTAAACTAAGTAATAATTTATTGAGCAAGTGTAGTTTCCAATAAAAGAAAAGTAAGCTAATCGGTCAAGTTTGGATTGCCAAGTAGGCAATACTTTAATTACTACCATAGGTTGTCAGGTTTTATCTTTTTCAATTTTGGAACATTAACTCAAGTAGACTGAGCTTCGGAAAGAGCAAACCAGCAACTAATTGAGTTTAGGGATTGAGTTCTTCCATCAAAACTAAGCATATTGAAAAATCAGACTTTCTTCTTAATTTGCAGTTCACAAAAGATCAATGAAAAAGAGGCTTTAATGAAGGTAAGCTTTAAGGGACTGCTCCTCATAAATTTTACCCAGTTATATCTACTGATTTGTTGTCTTGGTTTTTGCTTTTCTGCAGTAGTATTGGCCTTTTGATGTTTTACAGCTACAATCTACGATCTGAAGGTAGTAGAGAGCTAAAAAAGCTGTATTTGACTCTTGCGTTTACGTATCCAAGTGGTGATAACAGGAGAGAAACATAGAGGTAAGTTCATGAATAAGTTCCACTTTCTCCAATATTTCCTTTTGTAAGCAAACATGATAATCTCTTTGTTTCAGAAGAAAACTACAGTTTCTTAATTAGTAGTTTTTATTCGAATTTTTACTATTTGGAATCAAGATTTTCAAATCCATTGATAATTCCTACTATAATTAGCTAGGCAAACATTCACAATTACTTTCATTTGTGTTTCTGTTAATCTTATTACCAATTGTAAAATTCTTTCTTCAACTTCATCAGATCATCAAGAAAAATGGCTGAACTTGTTGCCTCTGTTTCTTCCAACACCGTGGGAAACTTGGCAACGGAATACGCTTCACCTTATCTTAGCTACTTTTTCCGTTTTGGAAAAATTGTTGAAGAATTCAAAAATCAACGTAAAGCACTTGAATTGAAGAAAGATAGTGTGAAAAATGATGTTGATGCAGCTATAAGGCAAACTGAGGCAATCGAGAAGGATGTTGAGGACTGGTTAACAAGGGCTGAAAATGAATTGGGAGTAACCCAGATCCTGGAAGATGAAATAGGTCACATCAACTGTTCCAAATGGTGTCCTAATTGGGGCTGGAGATATTGCTTAAGTAAGAAACTTGCGAAGAAGACTCTTCTTATCTCTGAACTTTTAGAGACTTGTAACTTTTCACCAATCGGCCGTCGTGCTCCTCTTCAAGGAATAGAGTTCATCACATCTAAGGATTTCAGGGATTCTGAatcttcaaaatcagctttcaTCGGGATCATGGAGGCTATAAATGCTAACATGATTGGACTGTACGGAATACCGGGAGTCGGGAAAGTTGTAGCCAAAGAAGTTGGGAAGCATGCTCTAGAACAAAAGCTCTTTGATAAAGTTGTGATGTTTACCATGTCCCAAAATCCAAACATCAACAAAATTCAAGATAAAGTTGCAGATATTTTTCGTTTAAAATTTGAAACAAGTAGCCAAGAAGGAAAAGCAGAAGAGCTATTCAGGAGTATGCAAGGCGTGAACAATATCCTCGTAATTTTTGATGACGTTTGGGAAGAATTTGAACCGGAGACCATCGGAATTCCATTTGGTGTTGCACATGAGGGTTGTAAAATTCTTCTGACCACACGTCATCAACAAGTTTGCACTATAATGAATTGTCAGAAGAAAATTCAACTTGGTATCTTATCTGAAGTTGAAGCATGGACTTTGTTCAAAGATAATGCTGGTGTTGATGATGGGCCTTCCTCCTTGAATGATGTAGCCAAAGAGGTTGCTAGGGAATGCAAGGGCTTGCCTCTTGCACTCGTAACTGTGGCAAAAGCTCTGAAGGGTGAAAGTCTAGATGGGTGGAGAGCCGCAAATCAAAGACTCAAGGACTCAAGGCATTTGGATAATGAAGAAGTTTTTGGAGGTGTCTACAGTCCTCTTAAACTTAGCTACGATTATCTGAAGAAAAACAATAGCCAAACAACTGAAAATGACATCCAATCGTGTTTCTTGTTGTGTTCCCTTTTTCCTGAAGAtgatgaaatccttattgagatATTGATTATGTGCGGAATTGGTGTGGGGTTGTTCTCTCATATTTGCTTAATTGAAGATAAAAGAAGGGAAATTGGTGTAGCACTGACAAAACTCCAAAAATCTGGCCTTTTATTGGAAACTGATAATGCAGAAACCGTGAGAATGCATGATGTTGTTCGAGATTTTGCTCATTGGCTAAAATCAATGGGAGAAAATAGATTCATGGTACAAGATGAGTTGAAAGAATGGCCtcatatggttgaaaattttggatGTTATACTGGAATCGCTTTATGGAACTGCAGTAGTCACATAGATAATTTTCCAGATAAAGCGAAACTTTCAAAGCTTAAGATTTTGGTTGTGAGTGGAAAGGAAATACTAAGAGTTTCTAGTACATTTTTTGAAGAAATGAAATCCCTTCATGTTCTAATTCTCATAGATGTAAATTTCTCACTAGAAGGACTCCAATCCTTAACAAATCTTCGAACTCTGTGCTGTATAGATTGTAAGCCAGAGAACTTATCATCACTGACACATATGAGAAACCTTGAGATTCTTGCATTGTTTGGCACTAATACTGATGAGATACTTGAAGATTTAGTGGAATTGTCTACACTGAAATCATTATATCTTTCACATGATGAAGAGCAACAAATCAATTTCCCCCCCAACTTGCTATCAAGGTAATAGTGctttagatttatttattttttatcatatCATATTTGCTTTTGTGTTATTTAGTTTCCTATTAATTACTTTAATAGGTATGTTGATTTTTTTCAGTTATGCGTAGATAAACTCTTCTTAAGTTTATACTTTATATTTTAAGACGCACAATCTTGTTTAAATAATGTTTTTTAAAGTCAGTCTTAGTAATTAATACTTTGTTATGAATATAATAGATTGACATTACTGCAAGAGCTACATGTGACAAGTGAAAATAATATCAACTTATTGGAGTTGAATTCATTATCTCGTTTGACTGCACTATCACTTACAGTTTCTGCTGAACAAGGTTTTCAAGAGAATTTTATGTTCCCTAAACTACAAAGGAACAATATTGTTGTAAATGGCTATTTTGGATATTTAAGGGGTTTAACCTTTAGAACCTTGAAAATTAATAATCTGCCATCATTATTGAGTGCATTTAAGGATCTGTTTTGCAATGTGGAAAAGTTGAGCCTGGAGAATGTCGATGGAGAAAAGAACATTATCCCAAACTTATGTAAAAAGAGAGTAAATGAGTTGACTTCTCTTTGGCTTAAATCTTGCGAGGATATGGAATTCTTGATTGACATAACAGGAGAACAAGGGTCCAGTGTAGCATTATCTAATTTGGTGGAAGTGGATATACGAAATATGAATTGTTTGAAAGAGTTGTGCCATGGTCCACCTCCGACTGGTTTCTTGCGAAATCTTGAAGAAGTGAGCATTGAACATTGTAAGCGTTTACAAGTGGTTTTTCAAATGAATAAGATTTCTGAAAAAGTTGAAAGTCAGGCACCACTGCTCTCAAGGTTAACAATCTTGAAGTTGTATTCATTACCGGAGTTGGAGAGCATATGGAATTTAGAGTCATCCCATCATGAGATTGCGAGCCTCCGAAGTTTAAAGGTTGTTAGAATTGGAGATTGCAGTAAACTGAAAACAATCTTCTCTCCTTACCTTGCTCTAAGTATGCTACATCTACAGGAACTGTACATAGACTGCTGTGATGGATTAGAGCAAATCATCAGTTTTGCCCAAGAAGATGAGGTAGATATACCTATTCATTCCAGAAACTTTTAGTGTGCTTTAtctgttttttctttttaatagcaGTTGTTTTAGgctatggaaaaaaaaaatatgaCAAAACCggattctatttttatttaattaggaattattttaatatttttatttaaacatgCAGAATCACTATTCTCTATGTTGGCCAAAATGGAAAACTCTTTGGATCGAAAATTGTCGATCATTGAAATATGTGTTTCCAGATACTTTATCTCAAGCACTTCCACAGTTGGAATGTGTTTACCTAAAGAACTGTCCTCATTTGATGCTAATCTACGATCAGACAGAAGGAAAGGATGTAACTGGCAATCACATTTTGCTCAATGTGCCGTTTTTGCGAAACTTATCAGTGATAAATTGTCCCCAATTGACATGCTTTGTTGTTCAAGCTCAACTGGAGGTATCATCTAGATTGTTTGCAGTTTTAGATGGGTTTTGGCACTATAACTAACTATTGTTTGCATAATTGGCATGCAAAAAGCTTATGGGTAACATTTATTATAGTGTACTTTTATGGAATTTACTACTGTGTTTGTGTTTGCAGAAATTATATCTTAGTAACGTGACATGCCGACAATTGTGTCACATTGATGTCCTCACATTGAATCAAGACTATATAATAGTTGGGGATCATGAAGAGGTATTTCAGGTTCAAGGTGGGCACTTATTCTCAAGCTTACAAGAACTACACTTAGAGTGTTTATCTAAAGTGCAAATTATATGGAAGGATGTTGCTCAAGTTGTAACCCTACAAAACCTTACAACTCTGGAGATTATTGATTGCAAGAAGCTAAGATATATATTTTCACCTACAACAGTTTGCAGTTTATCACAATTGGTCAGTCTACAAATCAAGGGATGTGAGGAATTGGAGCGAATCATTTTACCCAAGGATCAAGTTTCTTCATCATCTCATGGTGATATTGGTCTTCAACCTATAAGCTTTCCTAATTTGGCTACAGTTTCTGTTACGAATTGCGAAAACTTGAAAACTCTTTTTCCTCTTGGATTTGTCAGTTCTCCTCACCAACTTAAATATCTCGTGGTTAAACAAAACCCGAAATTGGCACAAGTATTTGAAGTAGAAGATGGAAGGGAAGTGACAACCAAGAAAGAGATAAAGTTTGATAAATTAGAACGATTAGCACTTGAAGAACTGGCTTGCCTCGTTGAGCTTTGTCCTAAAGGATATCATTTTGTGTTTTCGGCTTTGACCTTTTTGATCGTAAGAGAATGTCCCAACATGACTACAGGCTTCTTCATTGATTCAAACCATTTTGTGCATTCCAAGAAAATAGAGGTATACACCTTGCAATCCTTAATGCTATTTAAGCCCATGGCGTTTATAATAACAAGCTTGTAAGCAAACTGAAGCATATGTATCTTTTTTTTCTTGCCCTTATGACACTAATATGAGATACTTATTTTTGTTTTACATTAAACTTTTATTAATGATTTATAAAGGCAACTGAAGGACCAGCCACTGCTCAAAGTACAGTTCACAACTACATGTTTTGGGGATCCTTCATGAGGAATACATTACCACATTACATGGAAGAATAAACATAGGtaatgtagaagcccaaattgcccgggcccaattatatgaaaacccaaccaaacctctaaacccactaaaacccttaacccatgacccatttacatctacccaaacccaattcaaaagcccattaagcccccaaaaaaaacctaacccaaaaaaaaacaaagaaaaaaaaagaaacagaaaaacctaccccaaaaaaaacctaacccaaaaaaaaaaaaaagaagaaaaaagaaaaacctaacaaaaaaagataaaaaaacctagccacctaaccactttcccacttgtcccatttttcctcccattgtctaccaccaccacctacaaaatagaaaaaaaaaaaagaaaatcatgtaaaagatggctataaaaagctattcaaaaatcatgtaaaaaaaaaagaagggaggattttacaaagattgaagaagaaaaaaacacaaaaatcccttcaaattttgaacacaaaagaaacatcaataaaaaggttgcatcttttctttttcctcttctttcgaatttttttctttttttgtattgcttttttctttctttatatatacatatattgttaaaaatttaactTTTCCGCCACCGTGGCGGTTGCGTGGTGGTCGACGACCGGCCGCGACCGACGATCAACCGGTGACCggccccccttggccggatttccttttccccctcccttctctcttctttcccccttcttttttttaggtattttatatatattatgtatatattttttaatgccattagttatatatttcttatgtatatattcttaaatactattatatacatatatatatatatattttaaataccatattgtgtatatattattattacaaattattactattgctagtattattataactattattatattagtgtatattttatgtacatatgtatatatatatatatttttgcacatatcattattttata is part of the Gossypium arboreum isolate Shixiya-1 chromosome 5, ASM2569848v2, whole genome shotgun sequence genome and harbors:
- the LOC108454691 gene encoding probable disease resistance protein At4g27220, which produces MAELVASVSSNTVGNLATEYASPYLSYFFRFGKIVEEFKNQRKALELKKDSVKNDVDAAIRQTEAIEKDVEDWLTRAENELGVTQILEDEIGHINCSKWCPNWGWRYCLSKKLAKKTLLISELLETCNFSPIGRRAPLQGIEFITSKDFRDSESSKSAFIGIMEAINANMIGLYGIPGVGKVVAKEVGKHALEQKLFDKVVMFTMSQNPNINKIQDKVADIFRLKFETSSQEGKAEELFRSMQGVNNILVIFDDVWEEFEPETIGIPFGVAHEGCKILLTTRHQQVCTIMNCQKKIQLGILSEVEAWTLFKDNAGVDDGPSSLNDVAKEVARECKGLPLALVTVAKALKGESLDGWRAANQRLKDSRHLDNEEVFGGVYSPLKLSYDYLKKNNSQTTENDIQSCFLLCSLFPEDDEILIEILIMCGIGVGLFSHICLIEDKRREIGVALTKLQKSGLLLETDNAETVRMHDVVRDFAHWLKSMGENRFMVQDELKEWPHMVENFGCYTGIALWNCSSHIDNFPDKAKLSKLKILVVSGKEILRVSSTFFEEMKSLHVLILIDVNFSLEGLQSLTNLRTLCCIDCKPENLSSLTHMRNLEILALFGTNTDEILEDLVELSTLKSLYLSHDEEQQINFPPNLLSRLTLLQELHVTSENNINLLELNSLSRLTALSLTVSAEQGFQENFMFPKLQRNNIVVNGYFGYLRGLTFRTLKINNLPSLLSAFKDLFCNVEKLSLENVDGEKNIIPNLCKKRVNELTSLWLKSCEDMEFLIDITGEQGSSVALSNLVEVDIRNMNCLKELCHGPPPTGFLRNLEEVSIEHCKRLQVVFQMNKISEKVESQAPLLSRLTILKLYSLPELESIWNLESSHHEIASLRSLKVVRIGDCSKLKTIFSPYLALSMLHLQELYIDCCDGLEQIISFAQEDENHYSLCWPKWKTLWIENCRSLKYVFPDTLSQALPQLECVYLKNCPHLMLIYDQTEGKDVTGNHILLNVPFLRNLSVINCPQLTCFVVQAQLEKLYLSNVTCRQLCHIDVLTLNQDYIIVGDHEEVFQVQGGHLFSSLQELHLECLSKVQIIWKDVAQVVTLQNLTTLEIIDCKKLRYIFSPTTVCSLSQLVSLQIKGCEELERIILPKDQVSSSSHGDIGLQPISFPNLATVSVTNCENLKTLFPLGFVSSPHQLKYLVVKQNPKLAQVFEVEDGREVTTKKEIKFDKLERLALEELACLVELCPKGYHFVFSALTFLIVRECPNMTTGFFIDSNHFVHSKKIEVYTLQSLMLFKPMAFIITSL